The Falsibacillus pallidus genome has a window encoding:
- a CDS encoding immunoglobulin-like domain-containing protein, with the protein MFKRLSTAIILLLVVLGGCEFQHASVQTVQNKPPGMDLPNQGVPIKHKKLDPPLEFSNKSFVDSLDASFKKSGFGDFAARNYRMVQIMERSEKVKIGAPKHIKDGDTYETSLYHYNNTTKEFELMKKLILDKTKQRSAYLKLLEDENQAYYMKSVLINPEKDVVEESFRRIFVPYKYRNYRIDVDKDVYYPNETVKVRTTNLGTKKMGTGTDEYLEKWTGTKWKHYQYVLYSEMILKIIPPNRSHTNTIPVNKLTPGFYRVINKDGENSFEAAFEVKKAKTRE; encoded by the coding sequence TTGTTTAAACGTTTATCTACAGCAATTATCCTTTTATTGGTGGTATTAGGAGGATGCGAATTTCAGCATGCGAGTGTCCAGACGGTTCAAAACAAACCTCCAGGGATGGACTTGCCAAATCAAGGAGTTCCGATCAAGCATAAAAAGTTGGATCCCCCTTTGGAATTCTCCAACAAATCTTTCGTTGATTCACTTGATGCCTCTTTTAAAAAGTCTGGCTTCGGTGATTTTGCAGCTAGGAATTATCGTATGGTCCAAATTATGGAACGAAGCGAAAAAGTTAAAATCGGTGCTCCGAAGCATATAAAAGATGGTGATACCTATGAGACTTCCCTCTATCATTACAATAATACTACAAAAGAATTCGAGCTAATGAAGAAGTTAATATTGGATAAAACCAAGCAACGCTCCGCCTATTTAAAATTATTAGAAGATGAAAATCAAGCTTACTATATGAAGAGTGTTTTGATTAATCCTGAAAAAGATGTTGTGGAAGAGTCCTTTAGGAGAATCTTTGTTCCCTATAAGTATAGGAATTACAGAATAGATGTCGACAAAGATGTTTATTACCCCAATGAAACTGTAAAAGTTCGAACGACTAATCTGGGGACTAAGAAAATGGGAACTGGCACAGATGAATATCTGGAAAAGTGGACCGGCACCAAGTGGAAGCATTATCAATATGTACTTTACTCAGAAATGATCTTAAAGATAATCCCCCCTAATAGGAGCCACACCAACACCATTCCAGTGAATAAACTTACACCTGGTTTCTATAGGGTGATTAATAAGGATGGGGAAAATAGCTTCGAAGCTGCATTTGAAGTAAAGAAAGCAAAAACTAGGGAATAG
- a CDS encoding immunoglobulin-like domain-containing protein, which yields MFKRFSTLIIIVLVLLGGCESQHGSVQKIQSKPPGMDLPHEAFPINHEIMDHAVIFSSKSYIQSLDASFKKSGFGDLTSLDYHGGKIMERSEYIKVDVPKLIKEGYTYESSLYHYNDDKNEFELIKKLILDKTKHRYGYLKLLDDQNKAYYMKSVLINPDDKVEETSYSRIFVPYKYENYRIDVDKDVYYPSETVKVSTTNLGTDYMTTGIGGHLEKWTGSEWKEFKYSDADGPVTLVEIMMPPNGAYTTTIPVKMLTPGFYRMTSIRGNRRIGASFEVKEAKTRE from the coding sequence TTGTTTAAACGTTTCTCTACTTTAATTATAATTGTGCTGGTTTTATTAGGAGGCTGCGAATCTCAGCATGGCAGTGTCCAAAAGATTCAAAGCAAACCACCCGGGATGGACTTGCCCCATGAAGCATTCCCCATCAACCATGAGATAATGGACCATGCTGTTATATTCTCCAGCAAATCTTATATTCAATCACTGGATGCGTCTTTCAAAAAGTCGGGTTTTGGTGACTTAACAAGTCTAGATTATCACGGTGGTAAAATCATGGAGCGAAGCGAGTACATTAAAGTCGATGTACCAAAGCTAATAAAAGAAGGATATACCTACGAGTCTTCTCTATATCATTATAATGATGATAAAAACGAATTTGAATTGATTAAAAAGTTAATCTTAGATAAAACTAAGCACCGATACGGCTACTTAAAACTATTAGATGATCAAAATAAAGCATATTATATGAAGAGTGTTTTGATAAATCCTGATGATAAAGTTGAGGAAACATCATATAGTAGAATTTTCGTTCCCTACAAATATGAGAATTATAGAATTGATGTTGATAAAGATGTTTATTATCCTTCAGAAACTGTAAAAGTAAGTACGACCAATTTGGGAACTGACTATATGACTACTGGAATAGGTGGGCACCTTGAGAAGTGGACCGGCAGCGAGTGGAAAGAATTTAAATATTCAGATGCAGATGGTCCAGTTACATTGGTAGAAATTATGATGCCTCCAAATGGTGCTTACACAACCACTATTCCAGTTAAAATGCTCACACCCGGTTTCTATAGAATGACCTCTATTAGAGGCAACAGAAGAATTGGTGCTTCATTTGAAGTGAAGGAAGCAAAAACGAGGGAATAG
- a CDS encoding helix-turn-helix domain-containing protein — protein sequence MDFSVIGKKIRELRKLMGLSQEELAEGICTQAQISKIEKGDVYPYASTLYLIAQRLGLDVNYFFDIGTTPRIDYVQEVEEVLGSARRRMSYSEMLEIVKSEEKNPLFTQNKKNQQLLLWHKGIAAYILNKKNRDWSISCLKDAISMTQSSEKVFSEREIEIYLSLGTIYSEEGDFDAALNIYKLAKEHLELLPYVKDVSIKPKLFYNIARAYTRQERFEESIEHCKEAINYCIKKDNLYCLGELHYHLGYNYELENKIMLAIKYFEKALFIFKLQKDEKYIAFISDKIDKLKVVKE from the coding sequence ATGGACTTTTCAGTTATTGGTAAAAAAATTCGGGAATTAAGAAAATTGATGGGACTATCTCAGGAAGAATTAGCAGAGGGGATTTGTACCCAAGCGCAGATCAGCAAAATTGAAAAAGGCGATGTGTATCCATATGCCTCCACGCTATACTTGATCGCTCAGCGGCTGGGTCTTGATGTCAATTATTTCTTTGACATCGGAACGACACCAAGGATTGATTATGTTCAGGAAGTTGAGGAGGTTCTTGGGTCGGCGAGAAGAAGAATGAGCTACTCAGAAATGTTGGAAATCGTGAAGTCCGAGGAAAAAAACCCTTTATTTACTCAAAATAAGAAGAATCAGCAGCTGCTTCTGTGGCACAAAGGAATTGCAGCCTATATTTTAAACAAAAAAAATCGTGATTGGTCGATTTCCTGTTTGAAAGATGCAATATCCATGACTCAATCCTCTGAGAAGGTATTTTCGGAAAGGGAGATTGAGATTTACCTTTCTCTGGGAACCATCTATTCTGAGGAGGGTGACTTTGATGCGGCGCTCAATATTTATAAATTGGCTAAGGAACATCTAGAACTGCTTCCATATGTTAAAGATGTCAGTATTAAACCGAAGCTATTTTATAATATTGCCAGAGCTTATACTCGACAGGAACGCTTTGAAGAATCCATTGAGCATTGTAAAGAGGCGATTAATTACTGTATCAAAAAGGATAACTTGTACTGTTTGGGTGAACTCCACTACCATCTAGGCTACAATTACGAACTCGAAAACAAAATCATGCTGGCAATAAAATATTTTGAAAAGGCATTGTTTATTTTCAAGCTCCAGAAAGATGAGAAATACATTGCGTTCATTTCTGATAAAATCGATAAGTTGAAAGTTGTAAAAGAATGA
- a CDS encoding S-layer homology domain-containing protein yields the protein MSTPLNYRKFAASMTTAAVVITAIAPAAAAASFTDVSDRYKEAVDLLLSKNATQGVSADKFGTDMNIKRIDAAVMVSKVLDLNVDSAPASGFTDVPSDRAKYVNALKAAGIINGKSATTFDPQANMTRAEMAKVIALAYDLKGTSDLPFTDVSKTFEQYVKALYENDITQGKTATQFGSNANVTRGEFALFVYRAEVPNVVDVSSLSLEQSKPTNITTTHDVNQDFAAASDFVGGLEGTIASGLIAGGRSL from the coding sequence ATGAGTACACCACTAAATTATCGTAAATTCGCAGCATCCATGACTACAGCAGCGGTAGTGATAACAGCTATTGCACCAGCAGCTGCTGCAGCAAGCTTCACAGATGTTTCAGACCGCTACAAGGAGGCAGTAGACCTTCTTCTATCAAAAAACGCCACACAAGGTGTGAGCGCTGATAAATTCGGTACTGATATGAACATCAAACGAATCGACGCAGCTGTCATGGTGTCAAAGGTATTGGACCTAAACGTAGATTCTGCTCCAGCTTCCGGATTCACAGATGTACCTTCTGATAGAGCGAAATACGTAAATGCCCTTAAAGCAGCCGGCATCATCAACGGTAAATCAGCCACTACCTTCGATCCGCAAGCTAACATGACACGTGCCGAAATGGCAAAAGTAATTGCTCTTGCCTATGATCTCAAAGGAACATCCGACCTGCCTTTCACAGATGTCAGCAAAACTTTTGAGCAATACGTTAAAGCACTCTATGAAAATGATATCACTCAAGGCAAAACTGCTACGCAATTCGGATCCAATGCCAACGTGACACGTGGAGAGTTTGCACTGTTTGTATATCGTGCTGAAGTGCCTAATGTGGTGGATGTATCAAGTTTGAGTCTAGAGCAAAGTAAGCCTACTAATATCACTACTACGCATGATGTTAATCAAGATTTTGCTGCTGCGAGTGATTTTGTTGGTGGTTTGGAAGGAACTATTGCATCTGGGCTAATTGCAGGAGGCAGATCTTTGTAG
- a CDS encoding S-layer homology domain-containing protein, whose protein sequence is MAYQPKSYRKFVATAATAAVVASAIAPAASAASFTDVADRYKEAVDYLVSKDITNGLTDTKFGTGDNIKRVDAAIMVAKALGLSGDNAPAAGFTDVPDRGVKAVNALKEAGIINGKSATKFGADEFMTRAEMAKVIANAYKLTGSKDLPFTDVSKTFEQYVKALYEAGITGGKTDTKFGSDAQVTRGEFALFVYRAEHMTPATPEVVSVSAINAKKLEVKFNVEVNKTTAENAGTYSLVGVPAGTTWTPVLQDDNKTVVLTLNNAIQNDTTFVAIVNEVDTKADSTSMTDKFTKTINFKDNVKPVYTGVTYPEAGTAVLNFSEDLSTSGNVAVYDGSTDVTSSMTVNYSTGDDQISISGLTTDKEYKVVVVGAKDQSLNLISAPVEVYVKSTVNETVAPTISSVSTVDTTTVKVKFSEKLKLISAGKYANLSIDGTPVTGETQTFDSSTNTLTITKAGLTTQGVHSLAITGYKDLSSNSGADYTKASAFTLSAPVLEKTEVVSDTTDKYVQLTFNEAPNLSAVKGVEITGSYTTPDNVLKTVGTAAIDETNDVIVVGNTIKIKVTGFEAGSYKLSIPAAGISDGTTARTSALDVAFTLNASSDTATPAISNIYIPGENASAVGGPATVARNTFYVKYSKSMGSTAVNPDNYMIDGVKVFDSAVFVGDKTLVKLTLKDGSIALSGDRSFQISNSVKGENNVAINSFSSTENLSENVMPVLSSATLVNATDINLTFSEAVHDAELVQAAAGDDFEVYVDGVKAGIASVGTGTTADDKNLVVTLSTGITATQLANSTITVKVADTTDGMDLKGNPLTYDTVLTVAK, encoded by the coding sequence ATGGCTTATCAACCTAAGTCTTACCGCAAGTTTGTTGCAACAGCTGCTACAGCTGCTGTCGTAGCATCAGCAATCGCACCTGCTGCTTCTGCAGCTAGCTTCACAGATGTAGCAGACCGCTACAAAGAAGCAGTAGATTACCTAGTATCTAAAGATATCACTAATGGTCTTACTGATACTAAATTCGGAACTGGCGACAACATCAAACGTGTAGACGCTGCAATCATGGTAGCAAAAGCACTAGGACTTTCTGGTGACAACGCTCCTGCAGCTGGATTCACTGATGTTCCTGATCGTGGAGTGAAAGCAGTAAACGCTCTTAAAGAAGCTGGAATTATCAACGGTAAATCTGCAACTAAATTTGGTGCAGATGAATTCATGACTCGCGCTGAAATGGCGAAAGTAATCGCTAACGCTTACAAATTGACTGGATCTAAAGATCTTCCATTCACAGATGTAAGCAAAACTTTCGAACAATATGTAAAAGCTCTTTACGAAGCAGGAATCACTGGTGGTAAAACTGACACTAAATTCGGTTCTGATGCTCAAGTAACTCGTGGAGAATTTGCATTGTTTGTATACCGTGCTGAGCATATGACTCCTGCAACTCCAGAAGTTGTGAGTGTAAGTGCAATTAACGCAAAAAAATTAGAAGTGAAATTCAACGTTGAGGTAAATAAGACAACTGCTGAAAACGCAGGAACTTACAGCCTAGTTGGTGTGCCTGCTGGTACAACTTGGACTCCAGTTCTTCAAGATGATAACAAAACTGTGGTTCTTACATTAAATAATGCAATTCAAAACGATACTACTTTCGTTGCGATTGTAAATGAAGTAGATACTAAAGCTGATTCTACATCTATGACAGATAAATTCACAAAAACTATCAACTTTAAAGATAACGTGAAACCAGTTTATACAGGTGTAACTTATCCTGAAGCTGGAACAGCAGTTTTGAATTTCTCTGAAGACTTAAGCACAAGTGGTAATGTTGCAGTGTATGATGGTAGCACAGATGTTACTTCTTCAATGACTGTAAACTACAGCACCGGTGATGACCAAATTTCAATCAGTGGTTTGACTACGGATAAGGAATATAAAGTTGTAGTAGTTGGTGCTAAAGATCAATCTCTAAACTTAATTTCTGCTCCAGTTGAGGTTTATGTTAAATCAACTGTAAATGAAACTGTAGCTCCAACAATTTCTTCAGTATCAACTGTTGATACAACTACTGTAAAAGTGAAATTCAGCGAGAAATTAAAGCTAATCTCTGCTGGGAAATATGCTAATCTCTCAATTGATGGAACACCTGTAACTGGTGAAACGCAGACTTTTGATTCTTCTACAAATACATTAACAATCACAAAAGCTGGTTTAACTACTCAGGGTGTACATTCATTAGCTATTACTGGATACAAAGACTTATCTAGTAATTCCGGAGCAGATTATACAAAAGCTTCTGCATTTACATTGAGTGCACCAGTACTAGAAAAGACAGAAGTAGTTTCTGATACAACTGATAAATACGTACAATTAACATTTAATGAAGCACCAAATCTTTCAGCAGTTAAAGGTGTTGAGATCACTGGAAGCTATACTACTCCAGATAATGTCCTTAAAACTGTTGGAACAGCAGCAATTGATGAAACTAATGATGTCATTGTGGTTGGTAACACAATTAAAATTAAAGTAACTGGATTTGAAGCTGGAAGTTATAAATTAAGCATTCCTGCAGCTGGTATCTCCGATGGTACAACTGCTAGAACTTCAGCTTTAGATGTGGCATTTACATTGAATGCTTCATCTGATACAGCAACTCCTGCAATTAGCAATATTTATATTCCTGGGGAAAATGCTTCTGCTGTAGGTGGTCCTGCTACTGTTGCAAGAAATACTTTCTATGTAAAATATTCAAAATCAATGGGCTCTACGGCTGTTAACCCAGATAACTACATGATTGATGGTGTTAAAGTATTTGATTCAGCTGTATTTGTTGGAGACAAGACTTTAGTTAAATTAACTCTTAAAGACGGTTCAATCGCTCTTAGCGGAGACCGTTCGTTCCAAATCTCTAACAGTGTTAAAGGTGAAAATAACGTTGCAATTAATAGTTTCAGTTCAACTGAAAACTTATCTGAAAACGTTATGCCTGTATTAAGCTCAGCTACTTTAGTAAATGCGACTGACATTAATCTTACATTCTCAGAAGCAGTACATGATGCTGAACTTGTTCAAGCAGCTGCTGGAGATGACTTTGAAGTGTATGTAGATGGAGTTAAAGCAGGAATTGCATCCGTAGGTACTGGAACTACTGCAGATGACAAAAACTTAGTAGTAACTTTATCTACTGGAATTACTGCAACTCAACTTGCTAACAGTACTATTACTGTTAAAGTAGCAGATACTACTGATGGCATGGATTTAAAAGGTAACCCATTGACATACGATACAGTATTAACTGTTGCTAAGTAA